One Hevea brasiliensis isolate MT/VB/25A 57/8 chromosome 5, ASM3005281v1, whole genome shotgun sequence genomic region harbors:
- the LOC110640386 gene encoding protein NRT1/ PTR FAMILY 5.6, whose translation MEPQKRAETREVDGEKWVYDSSVDHKGRVPLRERTGVWRASLFIIAIEFSERLSYFGIATSLIIYLTKVIHQDLKTAAKSVNYWSGVTTVMPLFGGFVADACLGRFSTVLVSSMIYLLGLILLTMSQYVPSLKACEESMCHEARKVHEMVFFFAIYLISVGTGGHKPSLESFGADQFDDDHCEERKKKMSYFNWWNLGLCSGLLLGVTLIVYTQDHVSWGAADISLTVVMVLSLAIFIIGRPFYRYRAPSGSPLTPMLQVLVAAIRKRNLPHPSNPAELYQVSRMDNGRLLCHTKKLKFLDKAAILEDTENSAKKQSPWRLATVTKVEEMKLVLNMIPIWLATLPFGICVAQASTFFIKQGTTLNRKIGNGFEIPAASIYSLAAIGMIISVTIYEKILVPTLRRITGNERGIKILQRIGIGMLFSITTMIVAAIVERKRLNIADKDPLKGSISMSVFWLAPQFFIIGIGDGFTLVGLQEYFYDQVPDSMRSLGIAFYLSVIGAANFISSLLITVVDHITEKNGKSWFGEDLNNSRLDNFYWLLACMTAANLFVYVSLARRYSYKNVQRNMVVAACPPENNNNNKGDLMA comes from the exons ATGGAGCCACAAAAAAGAGCAGAAACAAGAGAAGTTGATGGAGAAAAATGGGTTTATGATTCTTCTGTGGATCATAAAGGAAGGGTTCCTCTCCGTGAACGCACCGGTGTTTGGAGAGCTTCTCTTTTTATCATCG CAATTGAATTCAGTGAGAGGTTGAGTTACTTTGGAATAGCAACCAGCTTAATCATTTACCTGACAAAAGTGATTCATCAAGACCTCAAGACTGCTGCCAAGAGTGTGAACTATTGGTCTGGAGTGACTACTGTGATGCCTCTATTTGGAGGCTTTGTTGCTGATGCTTGCTTGGGCCGATTCTCCACGGTTTTAGTTTCTTCTATGATCTATCTTCTG GGTTTGATTCTTTTAACAATGTCCCAATATGTTCCAAGCCTAAAGGCTTGTGAAGAATCTATGTGCCACGAAGCCAGGAAGGTTCATGAAATGGTCTTCTTCTTTGCCATTTATTTAATCTCCGTAGGAACTGGAGGACATAAACCCTCCTTGGAGAGCTTTGGAGCCGATCAATTTGATGACGATCACtgcgaagaaagaaagaaaaaaatgtcaTATTTCAACTGGTGGAATTTGGGCCTTTGCTCCGGACTTCTCCTTGGGGTGACTCTGATTGTTTACACACAAGATCATGTTAGCTGGGGTGCTGCAGACATTAGTCTCACAGTGGTTATGGTTCTATCACTAGCTATCTTCATCATTGGAAGGCCATTTTACAGATATAGGGCACCATCAGGCAGTCCCTTAACGCCAATGTTGCAGGTTCTTGTAGCtgccataagaaaaagaaaccttccaCATCCTTCCAATCCTGCTGAATTATATCAAGTCTCCAGGATGGACAATGGGAGGCTTCTCTGCCACACCAAGAAGCTCAA GTTTCTTGACAAAGCGGCTATTCTGGAAGACACAGAAAATTCTGCTAAGAAGCAAAGTCCTTGGAGACTTGCAACCGTGACCAAGGTTGAGGAGATGAAGCTTGTCCTCAACATGATCCCAATATGGCTCGCCACACTGCCATTTGGAATTTGTGTAGCACAGGCCTCCACATTCTTTATCAAACAAGGCACCACGTTGAACAGAAAGATTGGCAATGGTTTCGAAATTCCTGCTGCCTCCATTTATTCACTTGCTGCCATTGGAATGATAATCTCAGTCACTATTTATGAGAAGATCCTAGTGCCAACGCTAAGAAGGATAACAGGAAATGAGCGAGGAATCAAAATCCTCCAGAGAATTGGTATTGGAATGCTCTTCTCAATCACCACGATGATAGTTGCAGCCATAGTTGAGAGAAAGAGGCTAAATATTGCAGATAAGGATCCACTGAAAGGGTCAATTTCAATGAGTGTGTTTTGGTTGGCTCCACAATTTTTCATCATAGGAATTGGAGATGGATTCACACTGGTGGGGTTGCAAGAGTACTTCTATGACCAAGTTCCTGACTCAATGAGGAGTTTAGGCATTGCCTTCTACCTTAGTGTGATTGGAGCTGCAAACTTCATTAGTAGTCTGCTGATAACAGTTGTGGATCATATCACAGAGAAAAATGGGAAGAGTTGGTTTGGCGAGGACTTGAATAATAGCCGCTTAGACAACTTTTATTGGCTTTTAGCATGCATGACTGCAGCTAATTTATTCGTTTATGTGTCCTTGGCTCGGCGATATTCATACAAAAATGTGCAGAGGAACATGGTTGTGGCTGCTTGCCCtccagaaaataataataataataagggcGATTTAATGGCTTGA